One Pectobacterium colocasium DNA segment encodes these proteins:
- a CDS encoding helix-turn-helix domain-containing protein, translating to MLDVNSLPTQFSTVADIKATLSPMCHGWFDGFHSGKLPDRAILEQIPAYRATWFAYCEFAGISVAKFQRNGLAREIHKLNCKHGKERYALIQAFAGVTIPLPQNLVDAIIRSAYQNVMQDDTATAKSIIEQHTGDNADLANKVRTSKQVKKVVKAVRAAASEEGHKLMDNTLGKKIHHNAVVQDTVGKTVSSILASKILARNIESQRQELEVMKARLAALEAAQQQQAARNATDDAGDWKEKAKELRAQGKSFAAIAREVGRSKAHVARLFSYVS from the coding sequence ATGCTAGATGTTAATTCCTTACCGACGCAATTCAGTACTGTGGCCGATATTAAAGCAACCCTTAGCCCAATGTGTCACGGCTGGTTTGACGGCTTCCACAGCGGTAAGTTACCGGACAGAGCAATACTAGAGCAGATCCCAGCTTACCGCGCAACGTGGTTCGCATACTGCGAATTTGCTGGCATTAGCGTAGCGAAGTTCCAACGCAATGGGCTAGCTCGTGAAATACACAAGCTGAATTGCAAGCATGGCAAGGAGCGATATGCGCTCATTCAGGCATTCGCAGGTGTAACAATCCCACTTCCGCAGAATCTGGTAGATGCGATTATCCGTAGCGCCTATCAGAATGTAATGCAGGACGACACAGCAACCGCTAAGAGTATTATTGAGCAGCATACAGGCGACAATGCAGACTTAGCGAATAAAGTACGTACGTCTAAGCAGGTTAAGAAGGTGGTGAAAGCGGTGCGAGCAGCGGCGAGCGAAGAAGGTCATAAGCTCATGGATAATACATTGGGTAAGAAGATACACCACAATGCGGTTGTACAGGATACCGTGGGAAAGACCGTATCGAGCATTTTAGCCAGTAAGATTTTGGCTCGTAACATCGAGAGCCAACGGCAGGAGCTGGAGGTCATGAAAGCTCGACTTGCAGCACTTGAGGCGGCACAGCAACAACAAGCAGCCCGCAATGCTACTGATGATGCGGGGGATTGGAAGGAGAAGGCCAAAGAGTTACGTGCTCAAGGTAAATCATTCGCCGCCATTGCCCGTGAAGTTGGACGTAGTAAAGCACACGTAGCCCGCTTATTTTCCTACGTATCCTAA
- a CDS encoding recombinase family protein: MRFGYARVSTKEQNTARQEAALQPVCDELLIDKVSGKNADRPQLQVLLQRVRTGDVVNVKSVDRLARNTRDLLEILDTLLDVGVTVRFLDNSMVFTDDPTSRFMITMLGAVGELERSFIRQRQSEGIAIAKESGKFKGKPKDTELRGKVRELLKRGLKPDEVAKLAGCGRATVFRIKREFNDRRQLE, encoded by the coding sequence ATGAGATTCGGATACGCACGAGTTAGCACTAAGGAACAGAACACTGCACGTCAGGAGGCAGCGTTACAACCGGTATGTGATGAGTTGTTGATAGATAAGGTATCGGGTAAGAACGCAGACAGACCGCAGCTACAGGTGTTGTTACAGCGTGTGCGTACTGGTGACGTGGTGAATGTCAAAAGCGTTGACCGTCTGGCACGTAACACACGTGATTTACTGGAAATACTAGATACCTTGTTAGATGTTGGTGTCACAGTGCGCTTCCTAGATAACAGCATGGTGTTCACCGACGATCCCACGAGCCGATTCATGATAACTATGCTCGGCGCAGTAGGTGAACTGGAGAGATCCTTCATACGTCAGCGCCAATCTGAAGGCATAGCGATAGCTAAAGAGTCCGGTAAATTCAAAGGTAAGCCGAAGGATACCGAGCTAAGGGGGAAGGTACGAGAACTGTTAAAGCGAGGATTAAAGCCTGATGAGGTTGCGAAGTTAGCGGGATGTGGCAGAGCTACAGTCTTTAGAATCAAGCGGGAATTCAATGATAGGAGGCAATTAGAATAA
- a CDS encoding HNH endonuclease — protein sequence MINQNEMSDVVATLFAVDSESASGLIWKYAIAKRVKIGACAGTLGKDGYWAVQLKGKKYAVHRIVWYLTNGAIPDGYCIDHADGDRGNNSILNLRLATRAQNSQNARKFMTHNDLPKGVSVNKVSGVYCAQVQVNGKRWRKRGKNLEQLTQELQLARTNSHGQFACHG from the coding sequence GTGATAAACCAGAATGAGATGAGTGATGTGGTGGCTACTTTATTTGCGGTTGATTCGGAATCAGCAAGCGGTTTAATATGGAAGTATGCCATTGCTAAAAGAGTTAAAATAGGGGCTTGTGCTGGGACCCTAGGTAAAGATGGTTACTGGGCGGTTCAATTGAAAGGAAAGAAATATGCTGTGCATCGTATTGTATGGTACTTGACTAACGGAGCCATTCCAGATGGATATTGTATTGACCATGCAGATGGTGATAGAGGTAATAATAGTATACTAAATCTTAGATTGGCTACTAGGGCACAGAATAGCCAGAATGCGCGTAAATTTATGACACATAATGATCTACCAAAGGGAGTAAGCGTTAATAAAGTAAGCGGAGTCTATTGTGCTCAAGTTCAGGTCAATGGGAAACGATGGCGTAAGCGTGGAAAGAACCTAGAGCAACTTACGCAAGAGTTACAGTTAGCCCGTACAAACTCACACGGGCAATTCGCATGCCATGGGTAA